One Pseudomonas brassicacearum genomic region harbors:
- the murG gene encoding undecaprenyldiphospho-muramoylpentapeptide beta-N-acetylglucosaminyltransferase, translated as MGANVLIMAGGTGGHVFPALACAREFQARGYTVHWLGTPRGIENELVPGAGLELHRIDASGLRGKGKLSLFKAPLMLLKSVWQARAIIRRLRPVCVVGFGGYVTGPGGVAAKLAGVPVIVHEQNAVAGTANRLLVPLAARVCEAFPDTFTLSGSRRTTGNPVRIELFLDTPRPALAGRKARLLILGGSLGAEPLNKLLPEALSQVAPELRPEVFHQAGKNHDEVTAERYRAAGVEAQVQPFIKDMAQAYGWADLVVCRAGALTISELAAAGLPSMLVPLPHAIDDHQTRNADYLAREGAAFLMPQRTTGAADLAARLTEVLMQPQRLEDMARAARRLAKPDATAQVVDTCLEVAHG; from the coding sequence ATGGGCGCTAACGTGCTGATCATGGCGGGCGGTACCGGCGGGCATGTATTCCCGGCGCTGGCTTGTGCCCGCGAGTTCCAGGCGCGCGGCTACACCGTGCACTGGCTGGGTACGCCACGGGGCATCGAGAATGAACTGGTGCCCGGCGCGGGCCTGGAGCTGCACCGGATCGACGCGAGTGGCCTGCGGGGCAAGGGCAAGCTGTCGTTGTTCAAGGCGCCGCTGATGCTGCTCAAGTCGGTCTGGCAGGCCCGGGCGATCATCCGTCGGTTGCGGCCGGTCTGCGTGGTGGGGTTTGGCGGTTATGTGACCGGCCCTGGCGGCGTTGCGGCAAAACTGGCGGGCGTGCCGGTGATCGTTCACGAGCAGAACGCCGTCGCCGGTACCGCCAATCGGTTACTGGTGCCGTTGGCCGCCCGGGTCTGTGAAGCCTTTCCCGACACCTTTACCCTGTCGGGCAGCCGCCGCACCACTGGTAATCCGGTGCGGATCGAGCTGTTCCTCGATACACCGCGCCCAGCCCTGGCTGGACGCAAGGCGCGATTGCTGATCCTGGGCGGAAGCCTGGGGGCAGAGCCGTTGAACAAATTGCTGCCCGAAGCTTTGTCCCAGGTCGCCCCCGAACTGCGGCCGGAAGTGTTTCACCAGGCTGGCAAAAACCACGATGAAGTGACTGCCGAGCGCTACCGCGCCGCAGGCGTCGAGGCGCAAGTGCAGCCTTTCATCAAAGACATGGCCCAAGCCTATGGCTGGGCCGACCTGGTGGTCTGCCGCGCAGGCGCGTTGACCATCAGCGAACTGGCTGCCGCCGGTCTGCCCTCGATGCTGGTGCCTTTGCCCCACGCCATCGACGATCACCAGACCCGCAATGCCGATTATTTGGCCCGTGAAGGCGCAGCCTTCCTGATGCCGCAAAGAACGACTGGCGCCGCGGATCTTGCCGCCCGCCTGACAGAGGTTTTGATGCAGCCGCAACGACTTGAAGACATGGCCCGCGCCGCCCGCCGCCTGGCCAAACCCGATGCTACGGCCCAAGTGGTCGATACCTGCCTGGAGGTGGCCCATGGTTGA
- the lpxC gene encoding UDP-3-O-acyl-N-acetylglucosamine deacetylase gives MIKQRTLKNIIRATGVGLHSGEKVYLTLKPAPIDTGIVFCRADLDPVVQIPARAENVGETTMSTTLVNGDTRVDTVEHLLSAMAGLGIDNAYVELSASEVPIMDGSAGPFVFLIQSAGLEEQDAAKKFIRILREVTVEDGDKRATFVPFEGFKVSFEIDFDHPVFRDRTQSASVDFSSTSFVKEVSRARTFGFMSDIEYLRKHNLALGGSVENAIVVDSDGVLNEDGLRYEDEFVKHKILDAIGDLYLLGNSLIGEFKGFKSGHALNNQLLRKLIEQKDAWEVVTFEDASTAPISYMRPVAAV, from the coding sequence ATGATTAAACAACGCACCCTGAAGAATATTATCCGTGCCACAGGTGTCGGCTTGCACTCCGGCGAGAAGGTCTACCTGACCCTCAAGCCCGCGCCTATCGATACCGGCATTGTGTTTTGTCGTGCCGACCTCGACCCTGTGGTGCAGATTCCTGCTCGCGCGGAAAACGTTGGTGAAACCACTATGTCGACCACGTTGGTCAACGGTGACACCAGAGTGGACACGGTGGAGCATTTGCTCTCGGCCATGGCTGGCCTGGGCATCGATAACGCCTACGTCGAGCTCTCCGCGTCCGAAGTCCCGATCATGGATGGCAGTGCCGGACCCTTCGTATTCCTGATTCAATCGGCTGGCCTGGAAGAGCAGGACGCCGCCAAGAAGTTCATCCGTATCTTGCGGGAAGTGACCGTGGAAGATGGCGACAAGCGCGCCACTTTTGTCCCTTTCGAAGGTTTCAAGGTGAGCTTCGAGATCGATTTCGATCATCCGGTTTTCCGTGACCGCACCCAGAGTGCAAGCGTGGACTTTTCCAGTACTTCGTTCGTAAAAGAAGTCAGCCGCGCCCGTACCTTTGGTTTCATGAGTGATATCGAGTACCTGCGCAAGCACAACCTCGCACTCGGCGGCAGTGTTGAAAACGCGATCGTGGTCGATTCCGATGGTGTGTTGAACGAAGACGGCCTTCGTTATGAAGACGAATTCGTCAAGCACAAGATCCTCGATGCAATCGGCGACCTCTACCTGCTGGGCAATAGCCTGATTGGTGAGTTCAAGGGCTTCAAGTCCGGTCATGCACTGAACAACCAGCTGCTGCGCAAGTTGATTGAGCAGAAAGACGCTTGGGAAGTCGTGACGTTCGAAGACGCCAGCACCGCACCCATCTCTTACATGCGCCCTGTTGCGGCCGTGTAA
- a CDS encoding D-alanine--D-alanine ligase: MTAAYANLVSTLDPKAFGRVAVLFGGKSAEREVSLKSGNAVLQALQSAGVDAFGIDVGDDFLQRLLNEKIDRAFIILHGRGGEDGSMQGLLECVGIPYTGSGILASALAMDKLRTKQVWHSLGIPTPRHAVLASESDCISAATELGFPLIVKPAHEGSSIGMAKVNSLPELTAAWKDASSYDSQVLVEQWITGPEFTIATLRDQVLPPIALGTPHTFYDYDAKYVANDTQYRIPCGLDSTKEKELMDLTAKACEALGIAGWGRADVMQDADGQFWFLEVNTAPGMTDHSLVPMAARAAGLDFQQLVLSILAASVGPQEPRG; the protein is encoded by the coding sequence ATGACTGCTGCCTACGCCAATTTGGTCTCGACCCTTGACCCGAAAGCCTTCGGCCGCGTTGCCGTGCTGTTCGGCGGCAAGAGCGCCGAGCGCGAGGTGTCCCTCAAGTCCGGCAATGCCGTGCTGCAAGCCCTGCAAAGTGCCGGTGTCGACGCCTTCGGTATCGACGTGGGCGACGATTTCCTGCAGCGCCTGCTGAACGAGAAGATCGACCGCGCGTTCATCATTCTGCATGGCCGCGGCGGTGAAGACGGCAGCATGCAAGGCTTGCTCGAGTGCGTGGGCATTCCCTACACCGGCAGCGGCATCCTGGCGTCTGCCCTGGCGATGGACAAACTGCGCACCAAGCAGGTCTGGCACAGCCTCGGCATTCCGACGCCCCGTCACGCCGTGCTGGCGTCCGAGAGCGATTGTATTTCGGCGGCCACGGAACTGGGCTTCCCTTTGATCGTCAAACCGGCCCATGAAGGTTCAAGTATCGGCATGGCGAAAGTGAATTCGCTGCCAGAGTTGACCGCGGCATGGAAAGACGCCAGTTCCTACGATTCGCAAGTGTTGGTCGAGCAATGGATCACCGGTCCAGAGTTCACCATCGCCACCCTGCGTGACCAGGTATTGCCCCCGATTGCGCTGGGCACACCGCACACGTTCTACGACTACGACGCCAAGTACGTCGCCAACGATACCCAGTACCGCATTCCTTGCGGGCTGGACAGCACCAAGGAAAAAGAACTGATGGACCTCACGGCCAAGGCCTGTGAGGCGCTGGGTATTGCCGGTTGGGGACGGGCGGACGTGATGCAGGACGCCGATGGGCAGTTCTGGTTCCTGGAAGTCAACACCGCTCCCGGCATGACCGATCACAGCCTGGTACCGATGGCGGCCCGTGCCGCCGGTCTGGATTTCCAGCAACTGGTGCTGTCGATCCTGGCGGCCAGTGTCGGCCCTCAAGAGCCAAGAGGTTAA
- the murC gene encoding UDP-N-acetylmuramate--L-alanine ligase, giving the protein MVENRKAMPQPEMRRIRRIHFVGIGGVGMCGIAEVLLNLGYEVSGSDLKASPVTERLESFGAQIFIGHRAENAANADVLVVSSAVNTSNPEVATALERRIPVVPRAEMLAELMRYRHGIAVAGTHGKTTTTSLIASVFAAGGLDPTFVIGGRLNAAGTNAQLGTSRYLIAEADESDASFLHLQPLVAVVTNIDADHMATYDGDFNKLKKTFVEFLHNLPFYGLAVVCLDDPVVREILPLIKRPTVTYGFGEDVDVRAINVRQQGMQTFFTVLRPDREPLDVSVNMPGNHNVLNALATICIATDEGVSDEAIVQGLSGFQGVGRRFQVYGELPVDGGNVMLVDDYGHHPTEVAAVIKAVRGGWPERRLVMVYQPHRYSRTRDLYDDFVQVLADANVLLLMEVYPAGEEPIPGADSRQLCHSIRQRGQLDPIYIERGVELAPLVKPLLRAGDILLCQGAGDIGGLAPKLLKSPLFAGAIVAPSEGKLK; this is encoded by the coding sequence ATGGTTGAGAATCGCAAAGCCATGCCGCAACCGGAAATGCGCCGCATCCGCCGTATCCACTTCGTCGGTATCGGCGGCGTGGGCATGTGCGGGATCGCCGAAGTGCTATTGAACCTGGGCTACGAAGTCTCCGGCTCGGACCTCAAAGCGTCCCCGGTGACCGAGCGCCTGGAGTCCTTTGGCGCCCAGATTTTCATCGGCCACCGCGCCGAGAACGCCGCCAATGCCGACGTGCTGGTGGTTTCCAGCGCCGTGAACACGTCCAACCCGGAAGTCGCCACCGCCCTGGAACGCCGTATTCCCGTGGTGCCTCGGGCCGAGATGCTGGCCGAGCTGATGCGCTATCGCCACGGCATCGCCGTCGCCGGTACCCACGGCAAGACCACCACCACCAGCCTGATCGCTTCGGTGTTCGCCGCCGGTGGCCTGGACCCGACCTTCGTGATCGGTGGCCGTCTGAATGCCGCGGGCACCAATGCCCAGCTGGGCACCAGCCGCTACCTGATCGCCGAAGCCGACGAGAGCGACGCGAGCTTCCTGCACCTGCAACCGCTGGTGGCGGTGGTGACCAACATCGACGCCGACCACATGGCGACCTACGACGGCGACTTCAACAAGTTGAAGAAAACCTTCGTCGAGTTCCTGCACAACCTGCCGTTCTACGGCCTGGCGGTGGTGTGCCTGGACGACCCGGTGGTGCGCGAGATCTTGCCGCTGATCAAGCGTCCGACCGTGACCTACGGTTTCGGCGAAGACGTCGACGTGCGCGCCATCAACGTGCGCCAGCAGGGCATGCAGACGTTCTTCACCGTGTTGCGTCCGGATCGCGAACCACTGGATGTGTCGGTGAACATGCCCGGCAACCACAACGTGCTCAACGCGTTGGCGACCATTTGCATCGCCACCGATGAAGGCGTCAGCGATGAAGCTATCGTCCAGGGCCTGTCCGGGTTCCAGGGCGTGGGCCGACGCTTCCAGGTCTACGGCGAGCTGCCGGTGGACGGCGGCAACGTGATGTTGGTGGACGACTACGGCCACCACCCGACCGAAGTCGCGGCGGTGATCAAGGCCGTGCGCGGTGGCTGGCCGGAGCGGCGCCTGGTGATGGTCTACCAGCCGCACCGCTACAGCCGCACCCGCGACCTGTATGACGATTTCGTCCAGGTACTGGCCGACGCCAACGTGCTGCTGTTGATGGAAGTCTATCCGGCCGGTGAAGAGCCGATCCCCGGGGCCGACAGCCGTCAGCTGTGCCACAGCATTCGCCAGCGTGGCCAGTTGGACCCGATCTACATCGAGCGCGGCGTGGAGTTGGCGCCGCTGGTCAAGCCGCTGTTGCGCGCGGGCGACATCCTGTTGTGCCAGGGTGCCGGTGACATCGGTGGCCTGGCCCCGAAACTGTTGAAAAGTCCGTTATTCGCCGGGGCAATCGTGGCACCCAGCGAGGGGAAACTGAAATGA
- a CDS encoding cell division protein FtsQ/DivIB, with product MQGASLRHQPSAPGRKPVPRGASRMVAKEPMSARLPKANFGFLKSLFWPVLLVALGFGTYEGAQRLLPYADRPIARINVQGDLSYISQQAVQQRIAPFVASSFFTIDLAGMRTELEQMPWIAHAEVRRVWPDQVSIRLEEQLPVARWGDESLLNNQGQAFTPRELANYEHLPQLFGPQRAQQQVMQQYQVLSQMLRPLGFSIARLELRERGSWFLTTGAGSSGPGIELLLGRGNLVEKMRRFIAIYDKTLKEQITNIARIDLRYANGLAVGWREPVAPTTAAPAVAKN from the coding sequence ATGCAAGGAGCATCGCTTCGTCATCAGCCATCCGCACCCGGTCGCAAGCCGGTGCCGCGGGGTGCCAGCCGAATGGTGGCTAAAGAGCCGATGTCGGCGCGTTTGCCGAAAGCCAATTTTGGTTTTCTCAAGAGCCTGTTCTGGCCGGTGCTGCTGGTGGCGTTGGGGTTCGGTACCTATGAAGGCGCGCAACGGTTGTTGCCTTATGCCGACCGGCCGATTGCCCGGATCAACGTCCAGGGCGACCTGAGCTACATCAGTCAGCAAGCGGTGCAGCAGCGGATCGCGCCGTTCGTGGCGTCGAGCTTCTTCACCATCGACCTGGCGGGCATGCGCACGGAGCTGGAGCAGATGCCCTGGATCGCCCATGCGGAGGTCCGCCGGGTTTGGCCTGACCAGGTGTCTATTCGCCTGGAAGAGCAACTGCCGGTGGCCCGTTGGGGCGACGAGTCGTTGCTGAACAACCAGGGCCAGGCGTTCACGCCGCGGGAACTGGCGAACTACGAACATTTGCCACAACTGTTCGGTCCCCAACGGGCCCAGCAGCAAGTGATGCAGCAATACCAGGTGTTGAGTCAGATGTTGCGGCCCCTGGGCTTCTCCATCGCGCGCCTGGAATTGCGTGAGCGCGGCAGCTGGTTTCTGACCACTGGCGCGGGCAGCTCGGGCCCGGGCATCGAGCTGCTGCTCGGTCGCGGCAACCTGGTGGAAAAGATGCGCCGTTTCATTGCCATCTATGACAAGACGCTCAAAGAACAGATTACGAACATCGCGCGCATCGATCTGCGCTACGCCAACGGCCTGGCTGTTGGCTGGCGGGAACCTGTAGCGCCCACGACGGCCGCACCCGCCGTCGCGAAGAATTAA
- the ftsZ gene encoding cell division protein FtsZ, with translation MFELVDNIPASPVIKVIGVGGGGGNAVNHMVKSNIEGVEFICANTDAQALKSIGARTILQLGTGVTKGLGAGANPEVGRQAALEDRERIAEVLQGTNMVFITTGMGGGTGTGAAPIIAEVAKEMGILTVAVVTRPFPFEGRKRMQIADEGIRLLSESVDSLITIPNEKLLTILGKDASLLSAFAKADDVLAGAVRGISDIIKRPGMINVDFADVRTVMSEMGMAMMGTGCASGPNRAREATEAAIRNPLLEDVNLQGARGILVNITAGPDLSLGEYSDVGSIIEAFASEHAMVKVGTVIDPDMRDELHVTVVATGLGAKIEKPVKVIDNTVHTSMASQPQQQASARQEAPAVNYRDLDRPTVMRNQAQAGAATAAKMNPQDDLDYLDIPAFLRRQAD, from the coding sequence ATGTTTGAACTCGTAGACAACATCCCCGCTAGCCCGGTTATCAAGGTAATCGGAGTCGGCGGTGGCGGCGGCAACGCTGTCAACCACATGGTCAAGAGCAACATTGAAGGCGTTGAATTCATCTGCGCCAACACTGATGCCCAGGCGCTGAAATCCATCGGCGCGCGGACCATCCTGCAACTGGGCACTGGTGTAACCAAAGGCCTGGGCGCCGGCGCCAACCCTGAAGTCGGTCGTCAGGCCGCTCTCGAAGACCGCGAGCGTATTGCCGAAGTCCTGCAGGGCACCAACATGGTGTTCATTACCACGGGCATGGGCGGCGGTACCGGTACCGGTGCGGCGCCGATCATTGCCGAAGTGGCCAAGGAAATGGGGATTCTCACCGTTGCGGTGGTGACTCGTCCGTTCCCGTTCGAAGGTCGCAAGCGCATGCAGATCGCCGACGAAGGTATCCGTCTGCTGTCTGAAAGCGTCGACTCGTTGATCACCATTCCCAACGAGAAGCTGCTGACCATCCTCGGTAAAGACGCAAGCCTCTTGTCGGCTTTCGCCAAGGCTGACGATGTACTGGCCGGCGCCGTTCGCGGTATCTCCGACATCATCAAGCGTCCGGGCATGATCAACGTCGACTTTGCCGACGTACGGACTGTCATGAGCGAAATGGGCATGGCGATGATGGGCACTGGCTGCGCCAGCGGTCCGAACCGTGCACGCGAGGCCACCGAAGCGGCCATTCGCAACCCGTTGCTCGAAGACGTGAACCTGCAAGGTGCACGCGGCATCCTGGTGAACATCACCGCCGGTCCTGACCTGTCCCTGGGTGAGTACTCCGACGTGGGTAGCATCATCGAAGCCTTTGCTTCCGAGCACGCCATGGTCAAGGTCGGTACCGTGATCGATCCGGATATGCGCGACGAGTTGCACGTGACTGTGGTTGCCACCGGTCTGGGCGCGAAAATCGAGAAGCCTGTGAAGGTCATCGACAATACCGTTCACACTTCCATGGCTTCGCAACCGCAACAACAAGCGTCTGCCCGTCAGGAAGCGCCTGCGGTGAACTACCGTGACCTGGACCGTCCGACCGTCATGCGCAACCAGGCTCAGGCCGGTGCCGCGACTGCCGCGAAGATGAATCCGCAAGACGATCTGGATTACCTGGACATCCCGGCATTCCTGCGTCGTCAGGCCGATTGA
- the ftsA gene encoding cell division protein FtsA, which produces MANVQSGKMIVGLDIGTSKVVALVGEVADDGTLVIVGIGTHPSRGLKKGVVVNIESTVQSIQRAIEEAQLMAGCRIHSAFVGVAGNHIRSLNSHGIVAIRDREVSSADLERVLDAAQAVAIPADQRVLHTLPQDYVIDNQEGVREPLGMSGVRLEAKVHVVTCAVNAAQNIEKCVRRCGLEIDDIILEQLASAYSVLTDDEKELGVCLVDIGGGTTDIAIFTEGAIRHTAVIPIAGDQVTNDIAMALRTPTQYAEEIKIRYACALAKLAGAGETIKVPSVGDRPPRELSRQALAEVVEPRYDELFTLIQAELRRSGYEDLIPAGIVLTGGTSKMEGAVELAEEIFHMPVRLGVPHGVKGLDDVVRNPIYSTGVGLLMYGLQKQSDGISFSGIGSRDSYSNDEPKAPLFERLQAWVKGNF; this is translated from the coding sequence ATGGCAAACGTGCAAAGCGGAAAAATGATCGTCGGTCTGGATATCGGCACTTCCAAGGTGGTAGCGCTGGTAGGCGAGGTCGCGGACGACGGCACGCTGGTCATCGTCGGGATCGGTACCCATCCGTCCCGTGGCTTGAAAAAAGGCGTGGTGGTGAACATCGAGTCCACCGTGCAATCGATCCAGCGCGCCATCGAAGAAGCGCAGCTGATGGCCGGTTGCCGGATCCACTCGGCGTTCGTCGGCGTGGCGGGCAATCACATCCGCAGCCTGAACTCCCACGGCATCGTGGCGATCCGTGATCGCGAAGTCAGCTCCGCGGACCTTGAACGCGTGCTCGACGCGGCCCAGGCCGTGGCGATCCCGGCCGACCAGCGTGTACTGCACACCCTGCCGCAGGATTACGTGATCGATAACCAGGAAGGTGTGCGTGAGCCCCTGGGCATGTCCGGCGTGCGCCTGGAAGCCAAGGTCCACGTGGTCACCTGTGCCGTGAACGCTGCGCAGAACATTGAAAAATGCGTGCGCCGCTGCGGCCTGGAAATCGACGACATCATCCTCGAGCAACTGGCCTCGGCCTACTCGGTGCTGACCGACGACGAGAAAGAGCTGGGCGTGTGCCTGGTGGACATCGGCGGCGGCACCACCGACATCGCGATCTTCACCGAAGGCGCCATCCGCCACACGGCGGTGATCCCGATTGCCGGCGACCAGGTGACCAACGACATCGCCATGGCGCTGCGTACCCCGACCCAGTACGCCGAGGAAATCAAGATCCGCTACGCCTGCGCCCTGGCGAAACTGGCCGGTGCCGGTGAAACCATCAAGGTGCCAAGCGTCGGCGACCGTCCACCACGCGAACTGTCGCGCCAGGCCTTGGCCGAAGTGGTCGAGCCGCGCTACGACGAACTGTTCACGCTGATCCAGGCCGAACTGCGTCGCAGCGGCTACGAAGACCTGATCCCGGCCGGCATCGTGCTGACCGGCGGTACGTCGAAGATGGAAGGCGCGGTCGAGCTGGCCGAAGAGATTTTCCACATGCCGGTACGCCTGGGCGTGCCCCATGGCGTCAAGGGCCTGGATGACGTGGTCCGCAACCCGATTTATTCCACCGGCGTTGGCCTGTTGATGTACGGCCTGCAGAAGCAGTCCGACGGGATTTCGTTCTCAGGGATAGGCAGTCGCGACAGCTACAGCAACGACGAGCCGAAGGCGCCGCTCTTCGAGCGGCTCCAGGCTTGGGTCAAAGGCAATTTTTAA
- the murD gene encoding UDP-N-acetylmuramoyl-L-alanine--D-glutamate ligase, which produces MSLIASDHFRIVVGLGKSGMSLVRFLANRGVSFAVADTRENPPELATLRRDYPQVDVRCGELDVEFLCRADELYVSPGLALATPALQAAAARGVKLSGDIELFARNAKAPIIAISGSNAKSTVTTLVGEMAAAAGKRVAVGGNLGTPALDLLSDDVELYVMELSSFQLETTDHLGAEVATVLNVSEDHMDRYSGLPAYHLAKHRIFRGARQVVFNRQDALTRPLLGEGLPCWSFGLGVPDFKGFGLREENGEKYLAFEFQNLMPVRELKIRGAHNQANALAALALGHAVGLPFDAMLSALRTFAGLEHRCQWVRDLDGVAWYNDSKATNVGAALAAIEGLGADIEGKLVLIAGGDGKGADFKDLRDPVAANCRAVVLMGRDRELIAQALGDAVPLVRVGSLDEAVQQCRTLAQPGDAVLLSPACASFDMFKNYEERGQLFARAAEDLA; this is translated from the coding sequence GTGTCCCTGATCGCTTCTGACCACTTCCGCATCGTTGTCGGCCTCGGCAAGAGCGGCATGTCCCTGGTTCGCTTCCTGGCGAACCGGGGCGTGTCGTTTGCCGTGGCCGATACGCGGGAAAATCCACCTGAGCTGGCCACGCTGCGGCGTGACTATCCGCAGGTGGACGTGCGTTGTGGCGAGCTGGACGTTGAATTCCTGTGTCGCGCCGATGAGCTCTACGTGAGCCCCGGCCTGGCCCTGGCGACTCCGGCCCTGCAGGCGGCGGCTGCCCGAGGCGTAAAACTGTCCGGCGACATCGAGCTGTTCGCGCGTAATGCCAAGGCGCCGATCATCGCCATCAGCGGCTCCAATGCGAAAAGCACCGTCACCACCCTGGTGGGCGAAATGGCCGCTGCGGCCGGCAAGCGCGTCGCCGTGGGCGGCAACCTCGGTACCCCGGCGCTGGACCTGCTCAGTGACGACGTCGAGCTGTACGTGATGGAGTTGTCGAGCTTCCAGCTCGAAACCACCGATCACCTGGGCGCCGAAGTGGCGACCGTGCTCAACGTCAGCGAAGACCACATGGACCGCTACAGCGGTCTGCCGGCTTATCACCTGGCCAAGCACCGGATCTTCCGTGGCGCCCGGCAAGTGGTGTTCAACCGCCAGGACGCCCTGACCCGTCCGCTGCTGGGCGAAGGCCTGCCGTGCTGGTCCTTCGGCCTGGGTGTTCCGGATTTCAAAGGCTTCGGCTTGCGCGAAGAGAATGGCGAGAAATACCTGGCCTTCGAATTCCAGAACCTGATGCCTGTGCGCGAACTGAAGATTCGTGGTGCCCACAACCAGGCCAATGCCTTGGCGGCCCTGGCCCTGGGACACGCGGTCGGCCTGCCGTTCGACGCCATGCTTTCGGCCCTGCGTACGTTTGCCGGTCTCGAACACCGCTGCCAGTGGGTGCGCGATCTCGATGGCGTGGCTTGGTACAACGATTCCAAGGCCACCAACGTCGGTGCCGCACTGGCCGCTATCGAAGGGTTGGGCGCGGACATTGAAGGCAAACTCGTGCTGATCGCCGGCGGCGACGGCAAGGGCGCCGACTTCAAGGACCTGCGCGATCCGGTGGCGGCCAACTGCCGTGCCGTGGTGTTGATGGGCCGCGACCGCGAGTTGATCGCCCAGGCACTCGGCGATGCCGTGCCGCTGGTTCGCGTCGGCTCGCTGGACGAAGCCGTGCAGCAATGCCGCACCCTGGCGCAACCGGGCGACGCGGTGCTGCTGTCACCGGCCTGCGCCAGTTTTGACATGTTCAAGAACTACGAAGAACGCGGGCAGTTGTTCGCCCGGGCCGCGGAGGACTTGGCATGA
- the ftsW gene encoding putative lipid II flippase FtsW: MSLMNIIKPYPSPLITGRGIDLDFPMLAGCLALLGLGLVMITSASSEVAAVQSGNTLYHMIRHLIYLVIGLGACIVTMMVPIATWQRLGWMMLLGAFGLLVMVLLPGIGREVNGSMRWIGFSFFNVQPSEIAKVFVVIYLAGYLVRRQKEVRESWMGFFKPFIVLLPMAGLLLMEPDFGATVVMMGAAAAMLFLGGVGLFRFTLMVALAVGAVTVLVQAQPYRMARLITFTDPWADQFGSGYQLTQALIAFGRGEWLGVGLGNSVQKQFYLPEAHTDFVFSVLAEELGVVGSLCTVALFVFVCVRGMYIGLWAEKAKQFFAAYVAYGLSFLWIGQFLINIGVNVGLLPTKGLTLPFLSYGGSSLVICCACLGLLLRIEWESRTHLGSEEMEFQESDFAEEPTHGR, encoded by the coding sequence ATGAGCCTGATGAATATCATTAAGCCGTACCCGTCGCCGCTGATCACCGGGCGCGGCATCGACCTGGATTTCCCGATGCTCGCCGGTTGCCTGGCATTGCTGGGCCTGGGCCTGGTGATGATCACCTCCGCGTCGTCGGAAGTGGCGGCCGTGCAGTCGGGCAACACGCTTTACCACATGATCCGCCACCTGATTTACCTGGTGATCGGCCTGGGCGCGTGCATCGTCACCATGATGGTGCCGATCGCCACCTGGCAGCGCCTGGGCTGGATGATGCTGCTCGGTGCCTTTGGCCTGTTGGTGATGGTGCTGTTGCCGGGTATTGGCCGCGAGGTCAACGGTTCGATGCGCTGGATCGGCTTCAGCTTCTTCAACGTACAGCCGTCGGAAATCGCCAAGGTCTTCGTGGTGATCTACCTCGCCGGTTACCTGGTGCGTCGCCAGAAAGAAGTGCGCGAGAGTTGGATGGGCTTCTTCAAGCCGTTCATCGTGTTGCTGCCGATGGCGGGCCTGCTGCTGATGGAGCCGGACTTCGGCGCCACGGTGGTGATGATGGGCGCGGCGGCGGCGATGCTGTTCCTGGGCGGCGTCGGGCTGTTCCGTTTCACCTTGATGGTGGCGCTGGCGGTTGGCGCGGTGACCGTGCTGGTCCAGGCGCAACCCTATCGGATGGCGCGTCTGATTACCTTCACCGACCCGTGGGCCGACCAGTTCGGTTCCGGCTACCAATTGACCCAGGCACTGATCGCCTTCGGTCGCGGCGAATGGCTGGGCGTGGGCCTGGGCAACAGCGTGCAGAAGCAGTTCTACCTGCCCGAAGCCCACACCGACTTCGTGTTCTCGGTCCTGGCCGAAGAGCTGGGCGTGGTGGGCTCGTTGTGCACCGTTGCCCTGTTCGTGTTCGTTTGCGTGCGCGGCATGTACATCGGTTTGTGGGCCGAGAAGGCCAAGCAGTTTTTTGCCGCTTATGTGGCCTATGGCTTGTCGTTCCTGTGGATCGGCCAGTTCCTGATCAACATCGGCGTGAACGTCGGCCTGTTGCCGACCAAAGGCCTGACGCTGCCGTTCCTCAGTTATGGCGGCAGCTCCCTGGTGATCTGCTGTGCCTGTCTCGGCTTGTTGCTGCGCATCGAATGGGAGAGTCGAACCCATCTGGGCAGCGAAGAGATGGAATTCCAGGAGAGCGACTTCGCCGAGGAGCCGACCCATGGGCGCTAA